The window tgaaaaaaaaaacatgaggaaTCTTTGAAGATTCCCTCCTATCTGTATACGaaatatttcttctcttctctttatctctcctctctctctctctctctctctctctctctctctctctctctctctctctctctctctctctctctctctctctctctctctctctctctctctctcgctctctctctctctctcttacaatagAACAATACCTTCCATAaaccactttccttccctctttcccctcaaaaaaaaaaaaaaaatcaaaagaagaaaacgTGACTCAAACCAAACAGAAAACGGGCATCCCCCATTCCCCCAGAGCGCCATCTCTTACCGGTTTCCGAAAGCGCCGATGAGGGCTACGACAGCGTACGGAGTCCATGACACGAGGAACATGAAGAAAAGTCCCATGCAGACCTTGGCAATGCGGATCTCGGCGGATTTCTCCTGGTCCTCTTTGCTGCCAACACTTCGCAGGTTGTCAACGTTCATCTTCTTAGCCTGTTGGCAGGGGGGAGTGTATCAGTGGGAGGGGAAAAAGTAGTAGAATGGAAATGGGTGTAGTACTAAGGGAATAACATTTCGGAACGGATACACACTTAAATATTGTACGTTATGGATGGTTTCtattttttacttcttatttgtcttatattcttcttttcgttgtttcctcctttttgctatatcctctttttgttcttttctcttgttctttttaatCCCTCGTTTcgtgtctcccccccccatctttcttctattcgtctttataattgtttttctatGTACCTTTATTATCCTGAGTTTTTCacctcctctacttctctttgttttattctacCTCCTCCACATCCACTCTCTCGCCTTCCATTTTCAGCAATTCATTATTCCATGCACATGTGTTGTGTATCTTATATCAATGTTTTGTTCGTGTACGTTATCTTTATTATGCAGTGTCATGTCAGTCTGCTACTATTGTATTACTATTGCATTACTTTACTGTGTCCAATATATCAGTGATCGATTCCAACACTACCTGGCAATTGCATATTGCTGCATGACATGGGTAGATTGCTGTAGAGAAACTGGATGAGTACGGACATGCTTTGCAAGAGTATGGCACGAAGTGGGTGATCTCTCGTCCTCGTAGGTTAATACTGAGAGAGTTTCAGAactgagaagggggggagggataccgactgacttttctccctctctagctcGCATCTGTCGTAAGTCTTGCTTCTAAGTACTCATCATACTCTCGGCACATTCTATAGAAGTATCTCTCTCTCaagtgcgtgtctctctctctcctcgtcatctTCAGATGCTCTGTTAGTCTACATACAAGAATGGAAGGTAAGGATTTGATAAATGTTCATGAGAAGGCAAATAGTTATTTTGAGCTCGTCACAGTTGCTATGTCTGTTTGCTTTTGTTCCTGTCATAGATGCTAGTCTGGTATCCATCGGTTCGTATTAATCTAAGCTTCTCATTACGTTCATGTATTCTGAAttcgtttgtgtttgcgttttgtTTGTGCTCGTGCGTTTAAGTGTTTGTATGCGATGACTCATTCTGTTTGCtgttgtgtgcatgtttgctGGTCCTCCTCACCGGACGACCTCCCAGATCCGAGAGAGCATCATACACCAGCGTACATGTCCCAGTCCCCAGCCATCGAACGCTGTCGGACTTAATCTTGGGTTCAAAGCTTCATTGTCCTGCAAATGCAGATAAGTATATTGTTTCAAATGATCTGATGATGTACTACGCgacctttttttttgtcactttgcAATATCTACTCATGATAAAAGTGTCGATAGAATTATGTCTGTTCACAGTCTGCCTCGTTATCTCCAATCACGATGATAGAGCCTAACATGTTATCTCAGTCATATATAGTTACTCTACCATAATAGTACTGTAGAATAACACGATAATTTCATTTACAAGTTATAAAATAAAACTCATTTCAGCAATCTGACTTAATTCATCAGTAATTATCAATTACACATACTGATAGTGCTTAATCTGATATTTCATAATGTTCTATGTGTGCAATGATGCTCAATCATAAGCTATCTAACATCCTAATTCCTCTCTTATATCTTCTGCATCTGCTTGTCTGCGTCCATCCTAGAGTAGTCTCCATGACGTACATGTCGCACCGAACTTGCCAATGTTCTCTTTAAGGAATTTTATCACCTGCTCTTGCTCATCTTAAGTCAGTGAGCAGTTCACACGAACATTTGGCGTccggatctctctctttctctctctctctctctttctctctctctctttctctctgtttctctgttttttctcactacgtttttttttattctctctctctctctctctctctctctctctctctctctctctctctctctctctctctctctctctctctctctctccctctctccctctctctctctctctctctctctctctctctctctctccccctctctctctctctctctatctctctctctctctctctatgtctctctctctctctatgtctctctctctctctatgtctctctctctctctatgtctctctctctctctatgtctctctctctctatgtctctctctctctctatgtctctctctctctctctctctctctctctctctctctctctctctctctctctctctctctctctctctctctctctctctctctctctctctctctctcttatgtttctctctctatgtttctctctctctctctctatgtttctctctctctctctctatgtttctctctctcaatgtttctctagctctctatgtttctctctctctctctatctttctctctctctctctcctctctctctctctctctctctctctctctctctctctctctctctctctctctctctctctctctctctctctctctctctctctctctctctctctctctctctctctctctctctctctctctctctctctctctctatgtctacatacaagaataacaataagagcatTTTTATAACATGTtcaatggagagaggagaaaatagttATTTTGAGCCTAAAGATCACAGGTATAGCTAATgtcttggttttgttttgtgtctgtaAATGTTAGATGCTAGTCTGTGTATATCCAATTACGGTTGTATTAATTAAGCTTCATATTTACGTTCATGTATTTAGAAttataagtttgtgtgtttgcgtttgtgtttgtgcgtgtgcgtttaagtGTTTGTATGCGAGTGtactcatttatgtgtgtgtgtttgtgtgcatgtatgtgtctgagtCCGCCTCCTCACCTGGAACGAACCTCCCCCAGATCCCGAAGAGAGGCATCATACACCAGGGCGTAGCATAGGCCCAAGTCCCCAGCACCATCAGGAACGCTGTGCCGGACTTAATCTTGGGTTCAAAGGGCTTTGCAATTGTCCTGCAAAGAGGCGAGATAAGATAAGAATGTTTcaaaatgatatgatgatgatactaaacgGCGACCCTTTTTTTTTGTCAGCTTTGCAATTATCTactcatgataaaaaaaagtggTGATAGAAAATGATATGTCTGTTCACAGTGCCTCGTTATCATGCAACAATGACAGCGATGATAGAgccaacaatgatgatatcagtgcagataatagtaataataactataccaataatagtaatggtagaatAACAACGATGAAATTTAAtttagaaagataatgataaagataaaaaaaacaatgatagcaatgatgatattaattacaatagtaatgatatcaattacaACAATGACTGATAGTGTTAATgtgatgatcttaataataatgatgataatgatgatgacaatgatgataatcataaaagctatcataaaaacaacaaaagtctCACTTATATCTGTCGTAGGCGATAGCTGCGTTGGTCATGGCGCCGGAGATCCCAGAGTAGGACCCCATGAGAGCGAACATGTCGCAGCCGAACTTGCCCCAAATGGGTCCCTCGTTGAAGGAATTGATGATAAACACGGGCGTCTTGAGCATCATGATGAAGTCGAGGAGGGCGAGGTTCACCACGAACATGTTAGAGGGCGTCCGGAGGCTCTTAGCTCTGTGGGcgtggtgggagggtgggaaggaggtatgagggatggggaaggggagggaaagagagggtggagggcaaagaaagggagtgtgggagggatatagaggaaaagggggaaggggaaggaaaagaggaggaggggagaaggtaaatGAAGATAAAGGATGTGGAGAAGATAGAggtgaaacaaggagagagaggtgggacggataagagaagagaaataaaggaagataaagggagaggaagagacagacagacaacaggagagagaggaagagagggagggagaagacaagATCGATGTCTGTTAAATAACTACATAAATGACATCAAATTCAGTCTAATTGAAATTTAATTTGGATGGTAATTAGTGATGAAATATTTTGTAACAATAACTTAACCAAATTCAATCACAGGTTCATTGTGttcaattttctattttcttattactgCTTCAATTGTTTAATGTGCACTACTACACTGTTGCTTTTTTTCAAATATGGATATACTTGACACCTTTAATTAATGGTCAAATCATACTTTCACacttcctttatatatgtatttcagtcAATAATACCGTGATTCTAAATATTTATGACATGTCGAGATAACAATATTGGTTTTTCTTATTACGTTcatctaaaagaaagaaagaaagagagagagagagacggacagcagaagagggagagagaggtagagagatagacggaaaacacagaggagagagagagaaaaaaacaaacagatgggagtgacagagaaagagaaagagagagaagaaaagaaaagcaaacaaaaagagaaagagcgacttACGACGTAAAGACCCATAGCACAACGCCATTGCCACAGAGAGCAGCGAACATGAACATGATGTAGAAGACGCCGAGCATGTAGTGAAGAAAAGGGTTGGGCGCCTCGAACGTCTTCCAGTAAGGGTTGACGAAATCCATGTACTCCGGAGGGGTGTTCCAGCCTAACATCTTGACTTCGTAACGCCCGCTCGCCACGGCACCCGAcctggagaggtggggagggagtgagaaagggggcgTGACGCTCGTATGGTTTtcggtaaaacaaaacaaaaggcatGTTTTCTTTCGTGTCTGGGGGTTCTTCTTTGCTTTCTGCGACATTCGTATGTACTGTACACCGAATATAAACAGAtcggatacacatacacaaggggaaatatagaaaaatatagacacacacacacacacacacacacatacacacatacacacacacactcacacacacatacacacacacaacacacacacacacactcacacacacacacacacatcacacacacacacaacacacatccacacacacactcacacacacatacacacacacacacacacacacacacaacacacacaatacatagcAAAGCCGGATGGTACGCTTCACATCTCTGTCCCCATCAGCTGCCTCTCCTCCTCGGGCGGATGCTGGTGACCGTTCTGCTTTCTTTTTGGCCCTTGAAGGGAGCatccgcataaaaggacacgtttcatcagacaggaaacagagagagagagagacggcaggcagaccaagccacacagggtccagctccaccacctcgtcctcgaccctgggtacatgggggggggggtctcttgggggtctcacatctaccttcagcaataaaccagcaagATAAGACCCGTTTCGTTACCCGCCCTAATTCCATCTCACGTGTCGTTCATATTCTGGTGACAAGCGGTGGCTTtacgttcacaaacacacacacaaacaaacacataaacaaaagacaaaaatatatatatatatgaatacaaaacaaGCACGCACGAACGAACACGAAAACACGAACTCACAGGTAGGGTGGCGAGGCGGCGTCGGCTCCATCGGTGAcgttgaacacacacaaacaaacacacataaatgcagTTACAAATACAAAACtagcacacacgaacacgaaaacACGAACTCACAGGTAGGCTGGCGAGGCGGCGTCGGCTCCATCGGTGACGTTGGCCAGCTCAGCGGCGGTTAGGACGTGTGGCCTATCCAGCATCGACATGGCGCCAACTTTCACACTACGTCgatagcaagagaaaagagataagtaTGTTATTTGTGAAGGCAGTTGGGTGGACTGAGTCATTAGGATTTGATATCAAATTCGATGTGATTCGCtttgggaagagaaagggaaaatcatTTGGGAAGGAAGTTATTGAGTCATTAGGATTTGATATCAAATTCGATGCAGTGATTCGTCGACGTttcgggaagagagagggaaaagtgtgTTTCATTTGTGATGGAAGTTGGGTGGATTGAATCACTGGGATTTGATATCAAATTCGGTGTGATTCGTCGACGTTGATAgttgggaagagaagaggaaaatcgcTTTTCATTTGGGAAGGAAGTTGGATGGATTGAGTCCTTAGGATTTGTTTATAGTTAATTTGATGTGATTTGTCGACGCTAATCACCCTAAATGg of the Penaeus chinensis breed Huanghai No. 1 chromosome 27, ASM1920278v2, whole genome shotgun sequence genome contains:
- the LOC125039275 gene encoding opsin, ultraviolet-sensitive-like translates to MSMLDRPHVLTAAELANVTDGADAASPAYLSGAVASGRYEVKMLGWNTPPEYMDFVNPYWKTFEAPNPFLHYMLGVFYIMFMFAALCGNGVVLWVFTSAKSLRTPSNMFVVNLALLDFIMMLKTPVFIINSFNEGPIWGKFGCDMFALMGSYSGISGAMTNAAIAYDRYKTIAKPFEPKIKSGTAFLMVLGTWAYATPWCMMPLFGIWGRFVPVRCDMYVMETTLGWTQTSRCRRYKRGIRITIMDNEALNPRLSPTAFDGWGLGHVRWCMMLSRIWEVVRINLRGREITHFVPYSCKACPYSSSFSTAIYPCHAAICNCQVVLESITDILDTPCQQAKKMNVDNLRSVGSKEDQEKSAEIRIAKVCMGLFFMFLVSWTPYAVVALIGAFGNRSVLTPLVSMIPALTCKSMACIDPWVYAINHPRYRLELQKRLPWFCIHEEKPQDTVSQSSNNTEKA